A genomic window from Lotus japonicus ecotype B-129 chromosome 1, LjGifu_v1.2 includes:
- the LOC130731065 gene encoding uncharacterized protein LOC130731065, translating into MEQTVWGHLPVLLRATTKESIEYILQALWRTRKTGLHSADRRIILDMLQLQNESDLDPLLVCLRMLIRRCVYENISKDDIPKLFPGDVLPELQNLLTLLLHKFQQEWQEDVLKDQNIVPRLKAMTWNMTNQDKESTDPAAAINLKLQSDARFHTGELDVKFQLATDSLEMMLKAMYNVRDQFSTMDEVPNGI; encoded by the exons ATGGAGCAAACGGTGTGGGGTCATTTGCCAGTCCTGCTAAGGGCAACTACCAAAGAATCTATTGAGTACATTCTTCAAGCCCTTTGGAGGACCAGAAAGACCGGTCTTCACTCTGCTGATCGACGCATCATCCTAGACATGCTTCAGCTCCAAAATGAATCTGACCTTGACCCA CTTTTAGTTTGCCTCCGAATGTTAATCAGGAGGTGTGTTTACGAGAATATCAGCAAGGATGATATTCCAAAGCTGTTTCCAGGTGATGTTCTGCCCGAATTGCAAAACCTGTTGACACTTCTGTTGCACAAGTTTCAGCAGGAGTGGCAAGAAGATGTGCTGAAAGATCAG AATATAGTGCCTCGATTAAAGGCAATGACATGGAATATGACAAATCAGGATAAAGAATCAACAGACCCTGCGGCTGCTATTAATTTAAAG CTCCAAAGCGATGCTCGATTTCACACGGGAGAGCTGGATGTAAAGTTTCAATTGGCCACAGATTCTCTAGAGATGATGCTGAAAGCAATGTACAATGTTAGAGACCAGTTTTCAACAATG GATGAGGTACCAAATGGGATTTAG